The nucleotide sequence CCTGAGTGATGAGTATGATGCCGGCCGGATTACGACAATTCCCCAAGTGGTCGCCCATATCCGCAATGGCCTGGTGGCTGATGCCAATAAACCGATTACCTACAGCGTGGAAATTGATGGGCAAACCTACGATATTCTCCCGGCCAGTGCAGGGTTAACCTTTTTGATGGATACGGCGGTTCCCTATGTGGAAGCCATTTTCTTGCGAGGTACACCTTTCTTTGGCACCGTCTCTTACAATGCCCAGGCCCAGCAAATTTCCCCAGAACAAGATCAGTTTGCCTATGGTGCCTTGTATGCGGATCCCCTCCCCACTGGAGCGGCTGGAATTCCCCCGACATTGGTGATGCAGGATATGCGCCATTATCTCCCGGATTACTTATTAAAGTTTTATCAGCAACAAAATCGGGGTGAAGATGATCTGCGGGTCAAAATTTGCGAAACTTTTCAAAAGTCTATGTTTTGTGTGACCACTGCGGCTATTACCGGACTCACGCCCTACCCTTGGGATACCAGTAATTCGACTGAGAAAGAGGCAAATGGAGAGTTTTACCAGGCCTGGCTCCAACGCTTGCAAACCTCACAATTAATTACAGTTCAAAACACCTAAACTTTCTCAATCGCGACTTTGAGGGAAAAAATGACTAAGTTTTACCATGTTTATGGCCTGGAGTTTGAGGCTGATGTTCTAATCCTGAAGGTAGATAACCAAGTTGCTCGCATCCCAATCTCTGAAATTTCATCATGATTAGCTAATGCCAGCCCACAAGAACGATCTATCTATCAAGTTTCGCTCGCCGGATATGGGATTCACTGGC is from Synechococcus sp. PCC 6312 and encodes:
- a CDS encoding CO2 hydration protein, with the translated sequence MNLMTPTTERNPQQQLEKVFHALQSGQALLPDSPQNVMEVVGILKSYGIVLKAYAENLIYIADHQFLVLFPFFKYFNGEFSWGKLWRHWFHDRINFEYAEYCLRVMLWHGGGGLDTYLDSEEFVGLAKKAIAAKTADNPMMRLLNYLFPEFLPEVVRQWAYYSGLGQFWTVMYPIFLTLSDEYDAGRITTIPQVVAHIRNGLVADANKPITYSVEIDGQTYDILPASAGLTFLMDTAVPYVEAIFLRGTPFFGTVSYNAQAQQISPEQDQFAYGALYADPLPTGAAGIPPTLVMQDMRHYLPDYLLKFYQQQNRGEDDLRVKICETFQKSMFCVTTAAITGLTPYPWDTSNSTEKEANGEFYQAWLQRLQTSQLITVQNT